CGTTGTCTATAAAGTAAGGTTTCTGACCCGGAGCTAAGAGACTAAAGAACCTTTAAAGAGTAAAAACCTCTTGAAAATAGAGCCGATAACTCTCGAAACTTGATCTTCCGATCGACCGAAGAACTCGTGCCCAGTTCCCGCTCTCAGAGATAAACTAAAATGGCATCGGCCTCGTTGTTAGTAGGAGCCGCGAACAGGAGCGATTTTAAACACGTAAAAACCGAAGGCCGGAAGATAATGCAACAAAGCTCGTTTACACTATAGTTAAAAGTATTAATAGAGATTTGAGAGACGGAACCGGGTGTGATTACCAAAAAACGGAGTATATAGATTAGTATTTTGcactataatttttttgttgaggAAAACACTCGCCGGACCGACAACagtaaatatttcttgttaaagtaattttacaaaagcGTTGTTTAAAAAAGTGAGCACAAATTTAAAAATGGGCATGGTCTGGGCATTTTTACGTAggattaaataataaataaataagaatgtCGTGTTAAGTCATGCATATGGCCTAGTTCCTAGCGGGCAATATTCCGATTTTTTTATCATTCCGGTATTCACAGCCTAGCGTCACGGTAGGCTATGAATGAAAGGAATACCCATGGGAGAATTTTCCCCAAGTTTTCGAACCAAGATGCACTTGACGCTCTACAATGTGAAGGTACTCACAAAATGGCCTTTCAGTGAACAGCAAGAAAGAGACATGAATTTATTCTTCATAGGGTCGGCAAACGAttaagaatatatttttagcctttttttttcccGAATAAAATTGACTGTAAATCCTGAAAGATTTCTTATTGGTTTAGCTCAGTACTATCCTATTGGTTTTGACTGACTGAATCCAAAGGGATTTAAAAACACAAAACCGGCTTTTATGCATGTAGCAGACAAATGCTTATTCGTCGAGGTTGCAGTTCTTCACCGAGGAAGCAAGCAATGTAAATACGAGGAACGAAGTTTTGTTTATTCTTAGGGAGATTTCTATCGATGAAAACACGGCTATTGTACCTCGCAGGAGACACTGAAATCAAGCGAATGTCCTCTTTTCGCCACACAATTAAAACAAGAAAGCAGGATGGCCTCAAACTTAAACCCAGACGCACAGTTCTCGAAATGTGTCTCATTccttttttaaccaaaaaataaataaataaataaataacgacaaCTTTTGACAAAGTATTGTCGACTCTTTGTAAAATGGGCGTGTCCGCCTGCCATTTGTTAGATGGTCATCATGAGAACCAATCACGGGATTTCTCACTTCGTACACCAGTTTACCCATACAATACCCAACGTCATATTTGCAGGAACGCAGGAGCAAATTTGACTGTCTTGTTAACGAAATGCTGTACATCAAACAATTAAGACCGCGCTTGAACATGCACTTACAGATTCAATCCTTGCGAAAGTCTACTTTGTCTAGCTCTACatcatttatgcaaatttactgCATAGACTCTTCTCTTTCCCCTTATTTAGTTAATCCCAATTTCTTGATAGCGGCGTCATCTCGTCAGTTTTTACATGTTTATGATTCTCTAAATCATTATTAATAACGTGATACtgtttttcttagttttcaGAATGGCGATCCGCACCTACGAAGCATCCTACAAGAAGTACTTTCCAGATACCTACGAAAAGATCGGTAAAGATTCTACACATGATGAAGTTCGGCAACTTTACGACGAGTGGGCAGTCAAATATGACGAGGTACGTACAGCTTATTAATCCAGCTGAGTGTCACTGGCTAAAGTGTCTCCTCGCTACGGTCATAACCAAGAAATACGTTGAGTGTATACCCGGCCGTCAACTGCCGCTTGTAATCTCTGGGCTAAAacatcttcgtaaagcgttttAGAAGGTCTTATAAACGGAGGGGATTATGTCCAGCGGGGCAACTTGTCAGATTGcagattttattattttatgttattatgATGACTCCAAAGTCCTCTTTCACACGTAtccggtattttttttttaaacgaggATTGGTCTTTCAGTTTTTGTGGAGTATGGTTTTGTCTGACTGGGCAGAATCAGGGAGGGGAGGGAGCAGACCGTATGCTGGCTTCCCTCATTTCTCTCCACAAAGCTTTATTCAGAACACAAACTAATTTGCTCTCCATTGATTTGATCTCTTCAGCAAATTGGTGCAGCTGGTGCGGCGTTCCACAAGCCACTCTCTGACTACATGAACAGTTTTGTGAAGGAAAGTTTTCCCAACACACCTAAAGATCAGCTGAAAATACTCGATGCTGGAGCTGGAACTGGGCCAATAGGGATCGAACTTGATAAACTCGGTTACACTTGTGTCCACGCGCTTGATATCTCGGAAGAAATGCTGAATGTAGCGAGACAGAAAGGCGTGCCATACAAGAGGTTTATCTGCACAGCTCTGACGGAGAAGAGGGTATGCGAAGTTGAAACAGGAGAATTCGACATTGTGATTGCCGCTGGTGCTTTGATAATGGCAAACGTGCGACCAGAAGCTTTAGTGGAGATAGTACGAATGGTGAAGAAAGGTGAGTTGGTTTTTCTGTCTTTGAGTGAGGGAGAGTTAGATCTAAGGAGACGCGCTTCTCGAAACCTTCGCTTTTGCTGTGATAAAAACGTTCCAATGCTCCACCGCACATTCTGCTACGTCTTTCTAAGGCATACCTGGCTCCCGAGTGAAGTGGAAAGGGGACATGGGTGACTTTCGCATGTAAAGTATGGTGATGAGtttgagccccccccccccccccccctcacccacCCTTGATCATTGAGAAGGACTATATTACAATAGGTACCAAATACCACCATTTACACCCCTAATCGAGACAACAACCATTCCTGCCTCTTTCTTATGGAAGATCCCCCCGGATATGATGACGCATTCTCAGCAGTGGTCCGTGTACACTGGCGCAGTAGTCCTCTCTTTTCAAAAGCTCCGAAAGCCCTGTTTTATATCTGTTTACTGCAGATTCTTGTTCAGTAGTCTAAGATGGGTAGAGAATTTTGGTACTTCGAGTCTATGATAAGGCAGCAAAATTTCAGTCTAACGTGTTTTGTTTAAGCTAAGGGTTTTAGGGTGGGGCACCAAAAAATATCTTGGTTGCCCCCATGGCTTTGTAGTCATAAGACCCATGCAACACGGACAATCTACTACCTTGTCCCCAGGCTTTTCCCttaacaacaaataaaaaaaaatgggacaGCTGCCCCTCCATTTTCTTGAACAAAGTACGAAACGGTTTAGACGGGAAATAAATAGTTTTCAGCTTTACACCGTTTGAGTTTTACTGagcaaaaatagtttttttacaGTTACAAACCCCTAGCTATAGATTCACTTAGCTCAACGcaggttttatttcttttatcgtACATAGGTGGTCTCGTCTGCTTTTCGCTCCGGTACAATGAAGTAGATCACTATGAACCAAAGATGACGGAGCTAGAAAAAGAAGGAATATGGGAAAAACTTGGCAGCAAGAAAATCCCCTACTTTAATCAGGAGGATATGCCCAGTTATGCCTATGGATTTACGtacaaagttttgaagaaatgaaCTATAACGTGAAGTAACTGTGGGGTCAATATACGGCTTAATTTCAAGCATTGTAACCTAAGAATAGGCTAGGCTGGCAGTCactttcttttgaaagaaacttCAGTTCCGTTCAAATGTATAAGAACATAATTTAGAGTTTGAAAGCACTGAGGTTTCCGTCAAAACCAGGCCACCTCTTGCCTCCTAACACGTCCATTCAAGGCTAGTTTACTCAGTAGAAAACCTTGATGATACGACAACTCCGACGCAATCAAAACGGCACTTTCGGCACTGAAAATTAGTGACTTTGGGTCTCTCAaccttttttgttattattttaattcgTTCTGAGTTAACTGAAGTGGAGAAAATCATAGTTAACTTGGAGATCAAGAGAGAGGACACTATCGGAGTTTGAATCAATAcaatttaggtttctaggaaactgcccacctacccctcccctaagccatcttttttccctaagtgagaagtgttaatgttaccttaggggaggggtaggtgggcagtttcccagtaCTATAGATAATTTAACGTCGTAGCCAATTGAGGACTGCGAAACCTgttattaatagtttttttttggtaagTTTCCTTCGCCATGCGTCACTTTGTAGTTCCATACTGTTACTATTTTGTAagcttattataattattaaaagttttttttttaaaaggaaaggtCAACTAAGTTATTCATTGTTTAGTAGACGGACGAAATAAAAAGACGTTTTGTATACAGAAGTGTTGGCTAGTATTTATGGTTCGGAAAAAAGTGCAGGGAAATATTAATCTATGCAGTATTTATGACAAATGCAAAAGGCCCACTGCGAAAAATAGCGCCAGAGAAGAAAATGGCTACGCGTTTGAGAGAGCTTAACTATATGTTTGCACTATATGCACGGGCACGAACctcacaggggcggatccagacaagggggggggggggggtggcggtcattcagaccctgagataagccGGTGAGGGGCCTTGGTCTCAAACAAGTAAGAAGAAGGGAAGTTCCCTGCTTCACTCATGGTGCAGCCAAATCAATTTTGACCTCTTTTCGTTTCCCTTGAAAGCATTTGCtgcaattttctttctttcattgtaAGCCGTCGATATCCTGTCGTTTTTTTCCCATAATCTTCACATGAACATGTTaaccgaaaaaaaataaaatggaaataaaaggaaacaaataaaaaacgtttCATTGACTTAAAAGACCTCTACGATTTTCCAAGACTTTTTAATAAATTTCCTTGGTTTGAAGACTTATTATTTCCCCCTTCCTTTTTCCCAAGCGAAGCGTGGAAGCCCTGTAGTAATTCTAATCTGGTTCCCTCCATCAGGACTCAAATGGAGTGGGCCATAAATTATTCAATCCGGGCACGCGATTCTCTTATAGTTCCGAGTTTCAACACTCACTGCATGAAAGACTCCATCGCGTATGGAGGCGCAGTCCTATAAAACGCAGTGACCTACAATAGACcgttttaccgatacggcggccatattgaatttatcaaatttatggagtattatgggatgcccagggggcactcgctcagttTTTTCGGgcgcttttcgggcaaaaagagaacttcaatgTATATTTCTAGGGGAAAAAGGTGATCATAATTaaatccaaacacggcacaacgatctaTTTTTCCCgttacaatctttttctaggaaaacgtaaagaaaaattggcccgaaaagcgcgcgtaaatactgttgcgagtatatcggatcgtgctcatgccccctgggcatcccataatactccttaaatccaattaattcaatatcgccgccgtatcggtaaaaaggtctattataaTACCCTGTCAAATGATATTTAACACCGTAACTTAAAGCCAAAGCTCAAATCTTCAGATATCTTCAATGAAGAATTAAGTTTTAAGATAAAATCCGCATCTACTTTTAGTTTTAATATGTTGTTTGTAAATATCATTAGTTTTATAGATTCTTATTAACATGAGTTAGCTAAATTCAAACTACCCCACAAGCTCATGTTGCCCTAATACACATGGTTTTTAGATAAAGGCCATCGATAGTTTATCCCCTTACGATTAGCTGAAAGCCAGGACAGTTGGCAGTCAAAATGTCAGTACGTGATTACAGCACTTTTCCGCAGAGCATTGTGGAGCAGTGGCTTGAACAAAGAGACAAAACCTTGAGTTTTAATGGCAGAGACAAGCATTTGGGTGTAGAACAGTCCTCGTCGGTTTGGTACCCCAGCCGTCCGCGCGATCCTTTACCCCACGAGAACACTTCACCCTCATCGCTTACTGCGACTGTAAATGTGTCACCGCAAGACACTAGAGTCAATTGCTTGTTCTCTAAGGCGTGTACAATCTGGGGTTCACGCGAGGACACCGCGCGGTCATAGCCTAGCTGCCCAAAGGAGTTGGAGCCAAATGTCACGCATTTACCACTGGCAGTCAGCACAGCGGCGTGGGATGTTCCCATGGTAACGGCTTTGACATGATCGGCCGTCAGCAGCCGGGCAGTTATAGGTGTGAATGTCTGAGATTCCTCGACAGTGTTTTGACTGCTATCCAGGGCCAGCTTGTTGCATCTGTTGCTACCGCAAGCCAACAACCTGTAGTTGAGGGCCAGAACAAAGGAGCAATCCACACCACATTTGACAGCTTTGGCCGTGAAGCCAGGTTCCAGGCCCACGGGTTGAGGTAGAGGGTATGACTGCTGGTTTCCAAGCCCCAAACGGCCGTTGTCTCCTCGTCCCCAGGCAAATAGCTCGCGGTCAGTTGTTACAACCATCACGTGGGCAGAGCCACAGGATACCTACAGATTTTAACGACAGATCACAATAACGAATCTACACACTATGTTTTCTAACAAAATAAAGGGGGAGAGTCTCCTTACAGACACACAAAAAAGTAATCGCAGGTTATGTTGCAGGAACACGATTTCCAAGAACAAAACGTTAACTCATTTTTGTTACCCTTAGTCAGTGCTTAACTTTGCATAGCACACTCCAATCACCCTAGAAATAATGAAGTTTTGGCAGATTTGGATCTTTAAATTTAGTGAGGGGCCTGCTCGTCCTGTCCCTAAGATAAGTCAGTTTTATGTACATGCAGTTACAGGTTGTAGTATGTCTTAGCCGAAAAGTCATTTCGACCAGCCTgcaaataaataactaaataaataataacaagcTATGATTACTAATTCCTCTGTAATTTTGGATTCCCCCAAAACTTCTCTTGTCCGTCAAGCAAGTAAAGAACAGAACTCACTAGCCCAGTAGCAAAATCTATAGCCACGAGCTATTGGACACTGCTTCCTTTGCATGCTGGGcattcttgaaaacaattttttcttggCCCTGTGGGCCTCAGTCAGGCTTATACATAACGTGGGGCCCCCAGCCCCCTTCCCTTACATAGATCTGCCACTAAATCGTTGGTCATATACTGTAACTGAAATTAGATGTCGCAGATGGTACCTGTTCCACTTCAAATCCAATCAAAGCCTCCACAATCTTTGCTTGTAAAACATCATTATAGTTACCATGCCCCAATGAACCATGTGTACCACTTCCAAAAGTCATGAGAATGCCACGATCTGCAACAAAGTTTGGGGTTGCATTTAAGtaaataatcaaataaataaacttcATTTACTGCCTATCTCAGAAAACTATGAACAAATGTGTTCATGCAGTCATTACTAAGATCAGGACACATGGGCACTGACACAGTGAATTCAGTTCTAAAGCAATCATACAGTCTGCAGTTTTTGTGAATGGCCCAATATTCAAAATGTCATGTGGGACAGATCAGCCCTTAGAACCTTAAGCAGAGCTTGACAAAAAAACTCCATCTGGGTGATGagtataaattattttttttctgggtaAGTAACATTTTAAACTCACTTCTCCAATGGGCATGGGTCAATTGCAAGTCACCTTGTCATCTATGACTACTACGCAATGGATACAGGCAAGAAAAATGTGATAACTGCTTGTTAATATCCAAAGGAAAAGCTTAAATTCAAGTTCATTATGATCCTTGTTTAGACGGGTTATTTCTTACATGTATTTCTAGACTGAACAAATACCTTAGCCTTAGGGTCATTTGCCCAGGGTAAAAAAAAGATTGGATCATTacaagtttctggaaaactaCCCACattcccctcccctaagtcaacattaacacttacagATGTACTTCTCACTttgagcaaaatgttggcttaagggacgggtgggtgggcagtttcccagaaacatattCAATATAATATGTAATAATCCAAAACTCGGAGTTTCAATTTGAAAGAAAGTGCTGGCATCAAAGCTGGAAGAAAATACGGAGACtacaatttgaaaatatataaagtgaagaaaatgaaaatgacctGTGAGAATAAGGGTGGGTAATAgccttttaaaacaaaaatatgttaTTTCTGTGTGTTTgtgaaacaaaaaaggaaagtcGTTCGGTTAAATTTCCACTGTGCAAGCAGGCCTGAGTTTTTAGTAATTGCTCGTTTACATTTTTTACATATCTTTATTTATCCGTGGAAATAATTTCATCAATGCCATGAATGGTTAAGTAATGAATCCCAAGGAGTGCAAGATATTAAATATCTTAAATTATGTGTTTGGCTGTTCTACTCTGTCTACTTTTCAATATTTCTGCCGATTTGCGAATGGAGGTGCGAAGATATCAACGCATGAATATTAACAGGTTTAATGTGGTGCTTAAAAACAATTGGACTCGATGGTAGCCTATGCTTGG
The sequence above is a segment of the Porites lutea chromosome 3, jaPorLute2.1, whole genome shotgun sequence genome. Coding sequences within it:
- the LOC140930892 gene encoding methyltransferase-like protein 27; translated protein: MAIRTYEASYKKYFPDTYEKIGKDSTHDEVRQLYDEWAVKYDEQIGAAGAAFHKPLSDYMNSFVKESFPNTPKDQLKILDAGAGTGPIGIELDKLGYTCVHALDISEEMLNVARQKGVPYKRFICTALTEKRVCEVETGEFDIVIAAGALIMANVRPEALVEIVRMVKKGGLVCFSLRYNEVDHYEPKMTELEKEGIWEKLGSKKIPYFNQEDMPSYAYGFTYKVLKK